Within Conexibacter woesei DSM 14684, the genomic segment TCCGCTATGCCGGCTCCGGGGTCGTGAGCTTCGGCCTGGCCGCCGAGGAGCCCGGCTACCCGGCCGGCCCGTTCGCCCGCGCCTTCGCGATCGCCCGCGAGGCCGGCCTGTTGTCGACGCCGCACGCGGGCGAGCTCGCCGGGCCCGAGGCCGTCCGCGAGGCGCTCGACACGTTGCTGCCCGATCGGATCCAGCACGGCGTGACCGCAGTGGGAGACCCGGCGTTGCTCGCGCGCCTGGCCGAAGGCGGGATCTGCCTGGACGTCTGCCCGACGTCCAACGTCGTGATGGGCGTCGCCTCGCTGGAGGAGCATCCGCTGCCGGCGCTGCTCGCCGCGGGCGTGCCCTGCTCGATCAACGCCGACGACCCGCTGTTCTTCGGGCCCGGCCTCCTCGACGAGTACGAGGCGTGCCGTGGGGCGATGCGCTTGAGCGACGAGCAGCTCGCCGCCGTCGCGCGGGCGTCCTTCGTCGCGTCGGGCGCCGCTCGGGACGTCGTGCGCGCGAACGTCGCGGCGATCGACCGCTGGCTGGCGACGTCCGCGGCATGAGCGCCGCACTCGCGCTCGACGGACATGCGGACGCGCTGGTCGCGCTCGTCCGCGAGGTCGGCGACGAGTTGCGTGCGGCCTTCGAGGCCGCGCCGGTCACCGGGACGGCCAAGGGTGGGGACGGCGACCTCGTCACGGTCCTCGACGTCGCCGCCGAGGACCGCCTCGTCGCGGGGCTGCGCGCGCGCTTCCCCGACGACGCGATCTGGTCGGAGGAGCGTGGGGCGGTGGGCCCGCCGTCCTCCCGCCGCTGGCTCGTCGATCCGCTCGACGGCACGAACAACGTGGTCCTCGGCCTGCCGCTCTATGGCGTGTGCCTGACGCTGCTGCACGACGGCGCGCCACGCTTCGCGATCGTCCACGACGCCCACCGCCGGTCGACGGCGGTCGCGGCGCAGGGCGGCGGCGCGACGCTCGACGGCCGGACGCCGACGGCCCGCCACGACGGCCCGCTGCGCACCGCCACGGTCTCGTGGCTGCAGGGCCACGCGGTCGGCCGCGACGACGCGAGCGCTCGGCGGATCGCCGACGCGGTCGCGCGTCGGGCCAAGCGCGTCCTGCGCACATGGGCGCCGTCGGTCGACTGGCTGCTGGCTGCGCAGGGCCGGGTCGGCGCGGTCGTGGCCTACAAGAACGAGTTGGAGGACCTCTTGGGCGGATGCCTGCTCGTCGCCGAGAGCGGCGGCGTGGTGGTCGACGGCGCCGGCCGCGCGCTGGACCTCGACGCGGTCGGGACGTCCGAGCTGACGCTCGCGGGCGCGCCCGCGGTAGTCGCCGAGCTCGCCACGGTCGTGCGGGGCGCGAGCGCGTGAGCGACTCGGCGGCGGCGCCACGCATCCGCGCGTACCTGCGCGAGCGTGCGCCGGAGCTCCGGCGCACGCTCGACGAGCTGGTCGCGATCCCGAGCTTCCCGGGCACCACGCGCCAGAACGCCTGCCAGGACGTCGTGCGCGCGGCACTGGGCGATCGCGTCGATCGCGTCGACGACTGGCGTCCCGACTGGGGCGCGGTCCGCGCGCTGCGCGCTCCCACCGGGCGCCGGCTCTACGTCCCGGTCGAGGACGAGCGCGGCGCCGAGCACGCCGCGGTGATGGACGATCTGCGGTGCGTGGTGGCCTCGATCGGCGACGGCGGCCCGCACCTCGTCCTCAATGGCCACGTGGACGTTGTGCCTGCCGACCCCGAGGCGTGGCGGTTCGACCCGTTCGCGCCGCGCCGCGACGGCGACCGGCTCTACGGCCGCGGCACCATGGACATGAAGGCCGGCCTCGTCGCCGCGCTCTACGCCGTGCGCGCGCTGGCCGACCTCGATCTGCTGCGCCGCGGCACCGTGTCGCTCGCGTCGGTGCCCGAGGAGGAATCGGGTGGCAACGGCACGTTGGCGGCGATCGCCCGCGGCCACGTCGGCGATGCGGTCGTGTTCGCCGAGCCGACCGACCTCCAGGTCGTTCACCGCCACGTCGGGATCCAGTCGTTCGCGATTCACGCGGAGGGCCGCGCCGGCGGCATCCTGCGCCGGTCCTGGGGCGTCAACGCGATCGATGCGATGGGCGATGCGATCGTCGCGCTGCGTGCGCTGTCCGAGGCCCGGAGGGCGCGCGCGCACGCGGCCGGGGGCTACGACGCCGACGACGACCCCGGCTTCGTCAACGTGGGCGTCCTCGCCGGAGGCGACTGGCCGGCGACGCGTGCGGGCGCCTGTGACGCCCGCGGCCTGATGGGCGTGCTGCCGGACGAGTCCGTGGACGCGGCCGAGGCCGAGGTGCGCGCCGCGCTGGCCGCGGCGGCGCGGCCCGAAGCTGCCGCGCTGACCGTGACGTTCGGCGCGGGCGGGCACGCGGGCGGCGAGCTGCCGGCGTCGCACCCGCTCGTGACGGCGCTGCTCGCCGGGGGCCGGGACGTGGGCGTCGCGCTGGAGCCGTCGCGCGCCGGGACGATGGTCTGCGACGCGAAGATCGTGACCGGCGGTGGCTGGGCGCCGTCGGTCGCCTTCGGCCCGGTCGGCGCCGGGCTCCACGCGGCCCACGAGTGGGTCGACGTCCCGAGCGTCCTGCGGTGCGCCGAGGTGCTCGCGGCCGGCGCGCTGCGCTTCTGCGGGGCCGCCGCCTAGTCCTGGCCGAGGACGTCGCGCAGGAAGATGCGGTTGTCGAGCGCGAGCCGCTCGGCCGCCGCGAGCGCCTCGTCGAGGCGGCCGTCGGTGATGCCCGACGCGAGCTCCTCGTGGTCGCCCAGCACCTCCGGCGACATCGAGCGCCCGGTCGGCGAGATCCGGATCGAGCTGCGGATCCGCTCCTCGAGGCTGCTCCAGATGTTGCGCAGCAGCGCCGAGCCGCTGGCCTCGATGATCGTCGCGTGCAGCCGCTGGTCGAGCGCGGTCGTCTCCGCGCCCGCTCTCACGGCTGCGCGGAGCTCGTCGAGCGCGGTCGCTACAGCGTGGCGGCCGGCCTCGGTGGCGCGCGACTGCGCGAGCCGCAGGGCGCCGACCTCGATGACCTCTCGCACGTCGACGACGTCGAGCAGGTCGCCGCTGTCCAAGAGGCCGAGCGACGCGTCGGTCTCCGTGGTCGCCAGCACGAACGCCCCGCGTCCGACCTGGACGTCTATGACCTGGAGCATGGTCAACGTCCGCAGTGCTTCGCGGACCACGGGGCGGCTGACGCCGAACTCGGTGGCCAGCTGACGCTCGGACGGCAGCTTGGTGCCGACGGGATAGTCCCCCGCGCGCAGGCGCCGCAGCAGCTCGTCGGCGACCCGCGAGGTCTGCGTGGCGCCGTTCGAGCGTTGGACGACGTTTTCAGCGAACACCATGCACCTCGGTCTGACCCGTCATACCACCAGCATGCCAGAAACCGCCGGGGATCAAGTGGTCTTACTGGTATTGCCAATTTGATCTGGGCGTGGTAGGAAAGCGACATGACATTCGAGGAGTACCTGCGGCGGATCCCGAAGGTCGAGCTGCACTGCCACATGATGGGGTCGATCCGGCCCGAGACGGTGGCGGAGCTCGCGCGCAAGAACGGGGTCGCGCTGCCGAGCGCCGACGTCGCGTCGCTGTACCGCTACAACTCGATCGACGGATTCCTCGCCGCCGCGATCCTGACGGCCTCCACGGTCCGCGACCCGGCGGACCTCTCCCGGATCGCGTACGAGTCGCTCGCCGACGGCGCGCGGCTCGGCAACCTCCGCCATCGCGAGATGTCGTTCAATCCGACACTGCCGCCGTTCGCCGGGATGTCCTACGCCGCCGCCGTGGACGGCATCGTCGACGGGCTGCGCGCCGCGGAGGTCGACTTCGGCGTCTCCTGCCGGTTGATCGCCGCGATCCACCGCGGCGACACGCCCGCGGTCGCGTGCGCGATGGTCGAGCAGGTGCTCGCGCACCCGCGCGACGAGGTGATCGGCATCGGGCTCGACGGCGCCGAGGCGCCCGACCCGCCGGAGAAGTTCGCCGACGCCTACCGGCTGGCCGCGCGGGGCGGCCTGCGCCGCACGGCGCACGCGTGCGAGGACGCGCCGGCGCGCAACGTCGCGACCTGCCTCGACCTGCTCGGGTGCGAGCGGATCGACCACGGCTACCTCGTGCTCGGCGACGAGGCGCTCGTGGAGCGCTGCCGCGAGCAGGGCGTCTGCTTCACGGTGTGCCCGACGGCGAGCGCCGTCTGCTACTTCGACGCCGACGACTTCACCGCTCACCCGATCCGCGCGATGGTGGACCGCGGCCTCACCGTGACGCTCAATTCGGACGACCCGCCGATGTTCCACACGGACATCGGCGAGGAGTACGTGCGGATGGCCCAGGCGGCCGGATGGGGCCTGGAGACCGTCCGCGAGCTGAGCCTCAACGGGGTCGAGGCGGCTTGGCTGCCCGCGGACGAGCGGCGACGCATGCGCGAGCAGTTCGAGCTGGAGCTGGAACGGCTGGAGGGAGCGCTCGTCCCGTCCTAGCGGCGCGCGGGCGGCGTCAGCCTCCGGCGAGCAGCCGGCCGTTCGGGTCGTGGTTGTGGAAGGCCTTGCGGACGGTCTCGTGCACCTCCCAGAGCACGCGCGTGCCGTTGGGGAAGAACCCGGCGTCGCCGGCGGTCAGCTCGACCGGCTCGCCGCCCTCGGGCGTGACGGTCGCGCGCCCCTCGATGAACGCCACGGTCTCGTCCGGATGGTCGAGGTAGAAGGTCCCGGGCGTGCAGTGCCACACGCCGTTGAACAGCGTGCCCTCCTCGTTGCGCCACAGCAGCGTCACGAACGCCTCCGGCGCGCCGGAGACGATGTCCTGCGCCGGGATCGGAGCGGGCTCCAGTGGTGCGTCGACGACCGAGACGTGCAGGACCCGGGCGGCGTTGTCGTTGGGCATCGCGTGAGCTCCTTCGGCTGGTTGCGGACCTATGGTCTGACAGGTAATACCAGCTTGTCCGACCCGGGCGCAACGGGCATCCCCCAAACGGGCCCGAGAGGCTTGACCCCGATGGTCAGACCTGTCATACCACTGCTCTGCAACGGTCTGGAGCCTGGGTCACGCGACACCGGCGCCGTCCTCAGCAGCAGCAGATCTCGAGGAGAGGAGCGATGTTGAGCACATCCACGGTTTGCCGCGGCGTGCTGGCCGCCGCGATCGGCGTCGCCGCGCTGGCGGTCTCGGCCTGCGGCACGGACGAGCAGAGCAGCGGATCCGGCGGAAAGGCCAAGGTGGCGTACGTCGTGCCCGGGAACCTGGGCGACGGCGCCTACCTCGACCAGCTCGACCTGGGCATCACCCGGGGCGCCGAGAAGTACGGGCTGCAGGCTCAGTCGATCGAGGCCGGCAACACGCCGACGAAGTGGGCGCCCACGATGGACGACACCGCCAATCGCGGCTTCGACGCGATCGTGAGCGCCGGATTCCAGGTCAAGGAGCTCGTCGAGCAGGCGGCCGCTCAGCACCCGGAGACGAAGTTCATCCTGGACGACGCCGCGTACGACCCCGCCAAGTGCGGCGGCTGCGAGAACATCTACTCGATCACGTACCGCTACACGGAGACCGGGTATCTCGCCGGCGTCCTGGCGGGGCTGCTGACGAAGACCGCAGGGGAGCGGATCAACAGCGACAACGTGGTCGGCTTCGTCGGCGGCCAGGACATCCCGGTCATCCAGGAGTACCTCGCGGGCTACAAGGCCGGCGTCAAGAAGGTCAACCCGCAGGCGCGGGTGATCAGCGCGTTCGCCGGCTCGTGGAGCGATCCCGCGAAGGGCAAGCAGCTCGCCGCCGGCATGATCGACCAGGGCGCCGACATCATCTGCACCGCCGCGGGCGGCACCGACAACGGGGTCTTCGAGGCCGCCGCCGCGGGCAACGCGTGGGCGATCGGCAACACCGCGCTGCAGACGGACCGTCCGCGGGTGAACGGCAAGCTCGCCGTGCTCACGGCGATGGAGACCGACGTGACCGCCGCGCAGGAGGAAGCCATGAAGCTGCTCTCCGAAGGCAAGCTCCCGGTCGGCAGCACGCGCAGCCTCGGCGTCAAGGAGGGCATCAACCGGTTGGTCGAGTCCCCGGAGTACAAGCGCTACGTGCCGGCCGACATCCGTCAGGAGATCGCGGGCATCGTGCAGGCGATCGCGGCGGGGACCCTCAAGATCGATGTCTGATCGCTCCGCGGGCGACGGGGGGCACCCTCCCAAGATCGCCGCCACCGGCGTCTGGAAGACGTACGGCAACGTCGTCGCCAATCGCGACGTCTCGATCGAGATCCCCGCGGGCGGCGTCCACGCCGTCCTGGGCGAGAACGGGGCGGGCAAGTCGACGCTGATGCGCATGTTCTACGGCGTCGAACAGCCCGATCGGGGAGCGATCCTGCTCGACGGCGAGCCGATCGTCATCCGCACCCCGCGTGAGGCGATCGCTCGCGGGGTCGGGATGGTGTTCCAGCACTTCGGGCTGGTGCCGGGACTCACCGCCGTGCAGAACATCGTCCTCGGCGTCGAGCCGACGAAACGGCTGAGCGTCGACCGCGACGCGGTGGACGAGCGGGCCTCCGCGTTGATGGAGCGCTTCGACCTGAGCGTCGACCTGCACACCAAGGTCGCCGGCATGAGCGCCGCCCGGCAGCAGCGTGTCGAGATCCTCAAGGCGCTGTACCGCGGCGCGCAGGTCCTGATCCTCGACGAGCCCACGGCGCTGTTGACGCCGCAGGAGCGAACGAGCCTGTTCGCGGCGATTCGCCACATGACCACGCAGGGCACCACGGTGATCTTCATCAGCCACAAGCTCAGTGAGATCGAGCAGTTCGCCGACACCTTCACCGTGATGCGCGCCGGCCAGGTGGTGGGCGGCGGACGGCGGGCGGACCACACCCGAGACGAGCTGGTGCGGCTGATGGTGGGGACGGCGTCGATCAGCTCCCGGCGCGCGGAGTCGCGCGCGGGTCCCACCGCGCTCGCGGCAGAGGACCTGGCGGTGCCCGGCCACGGCGGGCGGCAGGCCGTCAAGGGCGTCTCGCTCGCGGTCCGTGCGGGCGAGGTGCTCGGTCTGGCCGGCGTGGAGGGCAACGGGCAGCTCGAGTTCCTGGAGACGCTCGCCGGTCTGCGCGCTCCGATCTCTGGATCGGTCAGCATCGCCGGTCGTCCGATGCGCGATTTCACCAACCGCGAGGCGCGCTCGCTCGGCGTGGGGTACGTCCCCGAGGACCGGCTGGCGACGGGCGTCGCCGGCACGGCGCCGATCGTGGACAACCTGCTCGCCAATCGCGTCGGCGAGGGTCGCTTCGGGCGCCGCGGGACGCTGCGGGTGCGCGACATGCGAGCCGAGGCCGAGCGGCTCGTCGAGCGCTACGACATCCGCTGCGACTCGATCGACCAGCCGGCCGCGAGCCTGTCGGGCGGCAACATCCAGAAGGTCGTCCTCGCGCGCGAGATCTCGACCGAGCCGACGGTCCTGCTCGTCGCCGAGCCGACGCGGGGCCTCGACGTCGGGGCCATCGCTCTCGTCCACGAGCATCTCGCCCGCGTTGCCGAGAGCGGCGCGGCGGTCATCGTGCTGTCGTCCGACCTCGACGAGCTCCTGAGTGTGGCGACGCGGATCGCGGTCTTCCGCAACGGCGAGATCGTGAGCATCGAGCCCGACGTGCCGTCCACCACCGCGCAGCAGCTCGGCCGCGCGATGCTCGGTGCCACGGCGGAGGCGGTCGCCGCATGAGATCGCTCTCGCTCCCCCGGCGCCGTGACGTCCTCACGCGGGCCGCGTCGGTCGGGTGGCTCGTCGCGATGGCGCTCGTCGTCATCTACGGCTTGCTCGCCTTGTCGGCGTCGGATCCGCTCGCGGCGACGGAGTCGCTGCTGGCCGGTCCGTTCGAGTCGCCGGGTCGCGTCACCCAGTGGCTCGGCGACTCCACGAACCTGATGCTCACCGGCCTCGCCGTCGCGCTGGTCTTCCGTGTCGGGCAGTTCTCGATCGGCCAGGAAGGGCAGGTCGCGGCGGGGGCGCTCGCGAGCGGAGCGGTGCTCCTGACCGTCGGCCCGTTCACCGGGATGTGGGTGGTCGGCCTGCTCGCCGCGATGGTCGCCGGCTTCGTCTGGGGGCTCATCCCGGGGCTCATGAAGGCCTACGCGGGCGCCGACGAGATCGTCTCGTCGCTGATGCTCAACTACGTGATGCTGCTGTTCTTCTCGCTGGCGGTCAAGCAATGGCTCCAGCTCGACCACGCTGGCTATCCGGTCTCCGACTTCTTCGCCCCGCAGGCGTGGCTGCCGCAGTTCGGGACCGCGCCACGCGTCTCGCTCGGGCTGGTGATCGCCGTGCTGCTGTGCGTCGGTGGCGCGCTCTTCCTGTCGCGCACGCGGCTCGGGTTCGAGATGAAGACGATCGGCGCCAACCCCGGCTTCGCGAGCGCTGTCGGACTGCGCGTCACGCGCTCGATCTGGCTGTCGATGGCGATGTCGGGTGCCCTGGCGGGACTCGCGGGCGGGGTCATCGCCCAGGCCGAGACCCATCGCCTGATCGTCGGGCTGTCCGGTGGCATCGGGTACGACGGGATCATCGTCGCGCTGCTGGCCGCCAGCCGGCCGCTCGCGATCCCGGTCGCGGCGCTCGGCTACGGCTACCTGCGGACCGGCGGCGACGTCGCGCAGATCACGTCAGACGTGCCGCGCGAGCTCGTGACGACGGTCCAGGGGGTCCTGATCTTGATGGTGACGATCAAGCTGACAAGCGCGGGGCGGCTTTTGCGCCGTGTCCTTCCGCCGAAGGAGCCCCCGGTCGCCTCGTCGCCACAACGCGGCCAACCGGTCGGCACCGCGACGGCGCCGGCACAGGAAGGAGGGGTCTAGCCGTGTTCGTGCACGACGTGCTTCAGGACGCGACGCCGTTCATCCTCGCCGCGATGGGCGGGCTGGTGGCCGAGCGCGCGGGGATCATAAACATCGGCCTCGAGGGCATCATGCTCGTCGGCGCGCTCGCCGCGATGCTGCTCGCGCACTACACCCACAGCCCGCTGGCCGGGGTCGCCGGGGCGGTCCTGATCGGGATGATGTTCGTCTCGATCATGGGCGTCTTCCACCTCCACTTCGGCGCGGACATGATCCTCGCCGGCTTCGCGCTCAACCTCCTCGCCACCGGCGGCACCGTGTACGTCCTGTGGCTCATCACCGGCGAGACCGGCAACGCCCTGTCGCTGGAGTCGTATCCCCTCGGGGACATCACGCTGCCGGTGGTCGACGGCATCCCGGTGCTCAAGGGCCTCTCGCAGCAGTCGCCGATCGTCTACCTGGCGCTTCTCAGCCTGCCGTTCACGGCCTGGCTGCTGTACCGCACGCGCTCGGGGATCCACATGCGTGCCGTCGGGGAGTCCGAGGACGCGGTGATCGAGGCCGGCCTGAACCCGCGCGCCCTGCGGTGGCGCGCGCTGCTGCTCTCGGGCGGGTTCTGCGCGCTGGCCGGGGCGCAGCTCTCGATGTCGACCACGACCACGTTCGTGCGCGACATGACGGCGGGGCGCGGCTTCATCGCGCTCGGGGCGGTCTACCTCGGGGCCAAGCACCCGGTGGGGACGTTCATCGCGGCGCTGATCTTCGGGGTCTTCGAAGCCCTCGCGATCACGCTGCAGATCCATACGCAGGTCCCGACCGATCTCGTCCTGATGCTCCCGTACGTGGCCACGGTCGCCGCGCTCGTCGTCGATGGTCTGCGCCGTCGCAGGGCACGGAACGCGCTGACGGCGGTGTCGGCGTGATGCGCGTCGACGCCGCGGCCGAGGGGCCGTTCGAGTTGGTGTGGAAGGACGACGAGGGCTACGAGCGACGCCGGCGCGAGCTGTGCTGGCACGAGCGCGTCGTCGATCGCCGGCCGCGCGTCATCGCTCGTCCCCGGACAGGCGATGACGTCGTGACGGCCGTGCGCCTGGCCCGCGAGCACGGGCTGCGGATCGGCGTTCGCTCCGGCGGGCACAGCTGGATCAACGCGTTCCTCGAAGACGACGCGATGGTCGTCGACCTCTCGCGGCTCGACAGCTTCACCGTGAGCCCCGAGGCGCGCACGGCGCTCCTGGAGCCGGCCGTCGAGAACCGGAAGCTGATCGCCGGTCTCGCCGCGCACGATCTGGCGTTCCCGGTGGGCCACTGCCCGTCGGTGGTCGTGGGCGGCTACCTCCTGGCCGGCGGCTTCGGTTGGAACTCGCGGATCTGGGGCGCGGCGACGCAGAGCGTCACCGCCGTCGACGTGGTGCTCGCCGACGGGCGGGCCGTGCGGGCCGACGCCGACCACGAACCGGACCTGTACTGGCTGGCGCGCGGCAGCGGCGTGGGGTTCCCGGGCATCGTGACGCGGTTCCACGTGACGCTGCAGTCGCTCCCGGTGCTGCGCTTCACCCAGCGGGCCTTGCGCGTCGCCGACGTCGACGCCGTGGCGGATTGGCTGTCGGGCGTCGTCGATCGTCAGGGACGCGAGCTGGAGATCGAGGTCGCCTTCCGCACCTCGGAGGACACCGGGGAGCCGGAGATCCTCGTGACCGCGGTGGCCTTCGGCGCGGATCCAGCCGCGGCGGCCCGCACGTTGGACGTCCTCGACGAGGTGACGTGCGGCGCGACGCCCGCTCGCGTGGTCGAGCCGGTCGAGTGCGACTTCGATCGGCTCTACGCGTACAACGAGGGCCTCTACGTCGCCGGTGCGCGCTACGCCGCGGACGCGTTCAGCACCCAGCTGGACTTCCGGTCGCTGCTGCGTCGCGCGGCGACGCTGTTCGCCGCCGCGCCCGCCGGACCCAGCTTCCTCCTCCTGGGAGCGGAGCCCGCGGCGCCTCCGGCCTACCCGCTGCTCGATCTCCCGCTGTCGCTGGGCGGCAGGAGCTTCATCGCCTGCTACGCGGTCTGGGAGGACGCCGGCGAGGACGAGCGTCACATGACGTGGCTCCGCGGGGTGGCCGAGGACCTGGACCGCGTCAGCGTCGGCCGCTACGTCGGCGAGGCCGACCTGGATGACGGGGTCAGCGGCGCCGAGACCTGCTTCGCGCCGGAGGCGTGGGAGCGCGTCCAGGCACTGCGAAGCCGCTTCGACCCCGCGGGCGTGTTCGTGACGCCGCCGGGCTGGAGGACGCGGTGAGCCGCCCGTGCTCGCCGCACTTCACGACGATCGGCTTGGGCGGCGCGTTCAATGGCCGTCGCCGGGAGCTTCCCGGCGCGCTGCGACCGCCGTCGCGCTTCGTGGATGCCGAGGGGCCGCAGACGATCCGCGGGATGCCGTTCGTGTTCGGCGCGGCGGATGCGACGGACGTCGTCCGGCTCGAGGACGACCGGGCGATCACGATCGAGCTCGGCGGCGCGCGCGCCACGTACGTCCTGCTCGTCCACGCGGTCGAGGACATCGTGACCACCTACCGCGAAGGTCTGGCCGACGACCAGACGACGGGCTGGGACCTCGGCCAGCTGGTCTCCGAGTACGCGCTCGAGTACGACGACGGGTCGATCGTCCGCACGCCGATCCTGCGCCGGTTCGCGATCCAGCAGTCGCGCTGCGAGTGGGGCAGCGCGCCGTTCGCGTGCGTCCCGGCGGCGGATGACGACGTCCTCCCGTCCGGGGACGAGATGGCGCTCCGCGGGCGCCCTGTGCTCGAAGCGGCGGCGTTGCCCGATGGTCCCGAGCTGGGCCTGACGGAGCGTGAGCTCGTCGCGTTCTCCTACGGGTTGCGTCAGCAGACGCGGACGGCCGCGCCCGGCGCCGACGGCCACCTCTGGATCTACGCGCTCCCGAACGCCGAGCCGGGCAAGCCGCTGCGCAGGCTGACGCTGCGCCCGCGGGAGGCGGCGTCGGCGGTGTACGCGGTGACGCTCACGGAGCTGGCGGAGCATCCGCTGCGGCGGGGCACGCGCCAGAAGCTGCGGCTGCGGCTCCCCGAGGGCGTGCACCTCAAGGCGGCCGACGCGATCGACGACGTCTCCGTCGATCTCGGCAGCGTCATCTCCGCGCGGCCGGCGCTCGACTACGACGCCGGCCGGTGGGCCTCCGCGGAGCCGATGGTGGAGCCGTCGCGTTCGGACCGTGAGGTGATCGTCGAGTACGCCGCCCACCCCGCGGCACGGCTCCACGTCGGCGATCTCGTCCACGAGTTGGGTCAGGCGTCCAGCGCCGTGACGGCCGTCGCGTCCGCCCAGCGCCCGGTCCGCCTGCGGTTCGTCGATGGCGGGTCGGGCGCCGGCGTGGCCGTCCGGTTGCACCTGCACGGCGAGGCGGGCGAGTACCTGCCGCCGCGGGGGCACCACCGCCGGGTCGACATCACGTGGGGTCAGGACGCCGCCGCCGAGTTCGTCAACGTCGAGAACCAGTACGCCTACGTCGATGGCGAGTGCGTCGCC encodes:
- a CDS encoding FAD-binding oxidoreductase is translated as MRVDAAAEGPFELVWKDDEGYERRRRELCWHERVVDRRPRVIARPRTGDDVVTAVRLAREHGLRIGVRSGGHSWINAFLEDDAMVVDLSRLDSFTVSPEARTALLEPAVENRKLIAGLAAHDLAFPVGHCPSVVVGGYLLAGGFGWNSRIWGAATQSVTAVDVVLADGRAVRADADHEPDLYWLARGSGVGFPGIVTRFHVTLQSLPVLRFTQRALRVADVDAVADWLSGVVDRQGRELEIEVAFRTSEDTGEPEILVTAVAFGADPAAAARTLDVLDEVTCGATPARVVEPVECDFDRLYAYNEGLYVAGARYAADAFSTQLDFRSLLRRAATLFAAAPAGPSFLLLGAEPAAPPAYPLLDLPLSLGGRSFIACYAVWEDAGEDERHMTWLRGVAEDLDRVSVGRYVGEADLDDGVSGAETCFAPEAWERVQALRSRFDPAGVFVTPPGWRTR
- a CDS encoding ABC transporter permease encodes the protein MFVHDVLQDATPFILAAMGGLVAERAGIINIGLEGIMLVGALAAMLLAHYTHSPLAGVAGAVLIGMMFVSIMGVFHLHFGADMILAGFALNLLATGGTVYVLWLITGETGNALSLESYPLGDITLPVVDGIPVLKGLSQQSPIVYLALLSLPFTAWLLYRTRSGIHMRAVGESEDAVIEAGLNPRALRWRALLLSGGFCALAGAQLSMSTTTTFVRDMTAGRGFIALGAVYLGAKHPVGTFIAALIFGVFEALAITLQIHTQVPTDLVLMLPYVATVAALVVDGLRRRRARNALTAVSA